A genome region from Cucumis sativus cultivar 9930 chromosome 4, Cucumber_9930_V3, whole genome shotgun sequence includes the following:
- the LOC101214018 gene encoding transcription initiation factor TFIID subunit 5 isoform X1, whose protein sequence is MDEELIANFVSAYLKKKGFKETEQAFQEELRQNKTNSSSPSSFIDVDVAKHLLSFSEAENIPAKYLEGYSKLRSWAYNSLDLYKHELLRVLYPVFIHCFMDLVAKGHIQEARTFFNRFREDHEMMHLRDIQKLEGVLSPSHLEEMEFAHSLRQGKVNIKICQYSYEMLLQYLHKTQTTVILGIINERINFQVFPGQPSSISDDAELVTLTGSTQDTANQINKKEVHWGLLEDSLEERLEKAAGLLSDSEKAEGETKDGDVDENKKRTAEGGKQGGSIKKVKKDKTASATGKTLRAEANSASMAPRVKPELALPIISTEVEESILEDLRNRVQLSSVALPSVSFYTFINTHNGLNCSSISYDGALVAGGFSDSSLKVWDMAKLGQQAGNTVLQDENDMSTSDPVTGHTSGKRPYTLFQGHSGPVHSATFSPIGDFVLSSSADTTIRLWSTKLNANLVCYKGHNYPVWDVQFSPVGHYFASCSHDRTARIWSMDRIQPLRIMAGHLSDVDCVQWHANCNYIATGSSDKTVRLWDVQSGECVRIFIGHRSMILSLAMSPDGRFMASGDEDGTIMMWDLSTGRCVTPLIGHTSCVWTLAFSCEGSLLASGSADCTVKLWDVTSSTKPPRTDENKTGTPNRLRSLKTLPTKSTPVYSLRFSRRNLLFAAGALSKNASTA, encoded by the exons ATGGACGAAGAACTGATTGCGAATTTTGTGTCAGCATacttgaagaagaagggttTCAAGGAAACGGAACAAGCTTTTCAGGAAGAGCTACGTCAGAACAAGACTAATTCTTCTTCTCCGTCTTCTTTCATTGACGTCGACGTTGCTAAGCACTTACTCTCCTTCTCCGA AGCAGAGAATATTCCAGCTAAATACCTTGAAGGATATAGCAAGCTTAGGTCGTGGGCTTATAACTCACTAGATTTGTACAAG cATGAGTTGCTTCGTGTGCTATACCCTGTGTTTATACATTGTTTCATGGATCTTGTGGCTAAAGGACATATTCAAGAAG CTCGAACCTTTTTCAATAGGTTCCGTGAAGACCATGAAATGATGCACCTACGAGATATACAAAAGTTGGAAGGTGTACTATCTCCCTCTCATTTGGAG GAGATGGAATTTGCTCATTCTCTTAGGCAGGGAAAAGTCAACATAAAAATATGCCAG TACTCCTATGAGATGCTACTGCAATATCTTCATAAGACCCAAACCACAGTGATACTTGGGATTATCAATGAACGCATCAACTTCCAAG TTTTCCCTGGTCAGCCTAGCTCAATATCTGATGATGCGGAACTTGTGACACTCACGGGAAGCACCCAGGACACTGCTAAtcagataaataaaaaagaagttcaTTGGGGG TTACTTGAAGATTCTTTAGAAGAACGCTTGGAGAAAGCTGCTGGTTTGCTTTCAGATTCTGAAAAAGCTGAGGGAGAAACCAAGGATGGTGATGTAGATGAGAATAAG AAAAGAACAGCTGAGGGAGGAAAGCAAGGCGGTTCAATTAAAAAAGTCAAGAAGGACAAGACTGCCAGTGCAACTGGGAAAACTCTGAGGGCTGAAGCTAATTCAGCATCTATGGCACCACGAGTGAAGCCAGAGCTTGCTTTACCCATAAT ATCAACAGAGGTGGAAGAATCTATTCTTGAGGATTTGAGGAACCGTGTGCAGTTGAGTTCTGTAGCTCTGCCATCAGTCAGCTTTTATACCTTCATTAATACACACAACGG TTTAAACTGTTCATCAATATCGTATGATGGAGCTTTAGTTGCCGGTGGATTCTCAGACTCTTCTTTGAAG GTTTGGGACATGGCAAAGCTAGGACAACAAGCTGGCAATA CTGTTTTGCAGGATGAAAACGATATGTCTACTAGTGATCCAGTGACAGGGCATACGAGTGGGAAGAGGCCTTATACATTATTTCAAGGTCATTCTGGGCCTGTTCACTCTGCAACTTTCAGTCCCATAGGGGACTTCGTTCTTTCATCCTCTGCAGACACAACTA TTCGATTGTGGAGCACAAAACTAAATGCCAATCTTGTTTGCTACAAAGGTCACAATTACCCAGTATGGGATGTtcag TTTAGTCCGGTTGGACATTATTTTGCTAGTTGCTCACATGATCGAACTGCAAGGATTTGGTCTATGGATAGAATTCAACCTTTAAGGATCATGGCAGGACATCTATCTGATGTGGAT TGTGTTCAATGGCATGCCAACTGCAACTACATTGCAACTGGCTCGAGTGACAAAACTGTTAGATTGTGGGATGTCCAGAGTGGGGAATGTGTTCGAATTTTCATTGGTCACAGGAGCATGATTTTGTCGTTGGCAATGTCACCTGACGGTCGGTTCATGGCATCTGGTGATGAAGACGGTACGATTATGATGTGGGACCTATCAACGGGTCGCTGTGTTACACCTTTGATTGGACACACATCATGCGTTTGGACGCTTGCTTTCAG TTGTGAGGGGTCTCTCCTCGCCTCCGGTTCCGCCGACTGCACAGTGAAATTATGGGACGTAACTTCAAGCACCAAGCCACCAAGAACAGATGAAAA CAAAACTGGAACTCCCAATAGACTTAGATCCTTGAAGACTCTACCAACCAAGTCGACTCCGGTTTACAGTTTGCGG TTCTCTCGGAGGAATCTCTTATTTGCAGCTGGGGCTCTCTCAAAAAATGCATCAACTGCTTAA
- the LOC101214018 gene encoding transcription initiation factor TFIID subunit 5 isoform X2, with protein sequence MDLVAKGHIQEARTFFNRFREDHEMMHLRDIQKLEGVLSPSHLEEMEFAHSLRQGKVNIKICQYSYEMLLQYLHKTQTTVILGIINERINFQVFPGQPSSISDDAELVTLTGSTQDTANQINKKEVHWGLLEDSLEERLEKAAGLLSDSEKAEGETKDGDVDENKKRTAEGGKQGGSIKKVKKDKTASATGKTLRAEANSASMAPRVKPELALPIISTEVEESILEDLRNRVQLSSVALPSVSFYTFINTHNGLNCSSISYDGALVAGGFSDSSLKVWDMAKLGQQAGNTVLQDENDMSTSDPVTGHTSGKRPYTLFQGHSGPVHSATFSPIGDFVLSSSADTTIRLWSTKLNANLVCYKGHNYPVWDVQFSPVGHYFASCSHDRTARIWSMDRIQPLRIMAGHLSDVDCVQWHANCNYIATGSSDKTVRLWDVQSGECVRIFIGHRSMILSLAMSPDGRFMASGDEDGTIMMWDLSTGRCVTPLIGHTSCVWTLAFSCEGSLLASGSADCTVKLWDVTSSTKPPRTDENKTGTPNRLRSLKTLPTKSTPVYSLRFSRRNLLFAAGALSKNASTA encoded by the exons ATGGATCTTGTGGCTAAAGGACATATTCAAGAAG CTCGAACCTTTTTCAATAGGTTCCGTGAAGACCATGAAATGATGCACCTACGAGATATACAAAAGTTGGAAGGTGTACTATCTCCCTCTCATTTGGAG GAGATGGAATTTGCTCATTCTCTTAGGCAGGGAAAAGTCAACATAAAAATATGCCAG TACTCCTATGAGATGCTACTGCAATATCTTCATAAGACCCAAACCACAGTGATACTTGGGATTATCAATGAACGCATCAACTTCCAAG TTTTCCCTGGTCAGCCTAGCTCAATATCTGATGATGCGGAACTTGTGACACTCACGGGAAGCACCCAGGACACTGCTAAtcagataaataaaaaagaagttcaTTGGGGG TTACTTGAAGATTCTTTAGAAGAACGCTTGGAGAAAGCTGCTGGTTTGCTTTCAGATTCTGAAAAAGCTGAGGGAGAAACCAAGGATGGTGATGTAGATGAGAATAAG AAAAGAACAGCTGAGGGAGGAAAGCAAGGCGGTTCAATTAAAAAAGTCAAGAAGGACAAGACTGCCAGTGCAACTGGGAAAACTCTGAGGGCTGAAGCTAATTCAGCATCTATGGCACCACGAGTGAAGCCAGAGCTTGCTTTACCCATAAT ATCAACAGAGGTGGAAGAATCTATTCTTGAGGATTTGAGGAACCGTGTGCAGTTGAGTTCTGTAGCTCTGCCATCAGTCAGCTTTTATACCTTCATTAATACACACAACGG TTTAAACTGTTCATCAATATCGTATGATGGAGCTTTAGTTGCCGGTGGATTCTCAGACTCTTCTTTGAAG GTTTGGGACATGGCAAAGCTAGGACAACAAGCTGGCAATA CTGTTTTGCAGGATGAAAACGATATGTCTACTAGTGATCCAGTGACAGGGCATACGAGTGGGAAGAGGCCTTATACATTATTTCAAGGTCATTCTGGGCCTGTTCACTCTGCAACTTTCAGTCCCATAGGGGACTTCGTTCTTTCATCCTCTGCAGACACAACTA TTCGATTGTGGAGCACAAAACTAAATGCCAATCTTGTTTGCTACAAAGGTCACAATTACCCAGTATGGGATGTtcag TTTAGTCCGGTTGGACATTATTTTGCTAGTTGCTCACATGATCGAACTGCAAGGATTTGGTCTATGGATAGAATTCAACCTTTAAGGATCATGGCAGGACATCTATCTGATGTGGAT TGTGTTCAATGGCATGCCAACTGCAACTACATTGCAACTGGCTCGAGTGACAAAACTGTTAGATTGTGGGATGTCCAGAGTGGGGAATGTGTTCGAATTTTCATTGGTCACAGGAGCATGATTTTGTCGTTGGCAATGTCACCTGACGGTCGGTTCATGGCATCTGGTGATGAAGACGGTACGATTATGATGTGGGACCTATCAACGGGTCGCTGTGTTACACCTTTGATTGGACACACATCATGCGTTTGGACGCTTGCTTTCAG TTGTGAGGGGTCTCTCCTCGCCTCCGGTTCCGCCGACTGCACAGTGAAATTATGGGACGTAACTTCAAGCACCAAGCCACCAAGAACAGATGAAAA CAAAACTGGAACTCCCAATAGACTTAGATCCTTGAAGACTCTACCAACCAAGTCGACTCCGGTTTACAGTTTGCGG TTCTCTCGGAGGAATCTCTTATTTGCAGCTGGGGCTCTCTCAAAAAATGCATCAACTGCTTAA